Within Xanthomonas oryzae pv. oryzae, the genomic segment ATTGATGCAGCCCGTCACCCCGCTGTTCGGTACCGAAAGCATTAGCAAACCGCTGCCTGCCAGTGTCGACCTGACCAAGTGGGCAATCACACCGGGCAACCAGGGCCCGGTAAATGCATGTGCGTCATGGGCGGTCGGGTATACCTTGACCGGTTGGTACGCCAACGCCAACAAACAGGCACATAAGCTCTTTGCCCCGATGTATCTGTATAGCCAGATCGATGGCGGTGTCGATAAAGGCTCTACGCTGGAAGCACCACTGGACGTCGCGCTGGAGCAAGGTATCGACACCGAGCAGCATTACTCGTGGGGCGATTACGACTTTAAGCATAAACCCACCGGCGCCGACCGTGCCAACGCAGCGAAGAACCCGACGCCGTACAGAAAATACACCGTGTTGTATTCGGGCGTTGGGAATGGGGGACGCGCCTTGATCGAACAGATCAAGCTCGCCCTCGCTTCTTCCACGCCGGTGTTGATCGGCTTCTATACGCGCCGGGGCTTTGACGAACTGAGCCCAACGAATCAGGTCGATTACGACATCAATACGCCGAAGCTGGGCGGTCATGGCGTCGTCGCGCTGGGCTACGATAAAGAAGGACTGATCGTGGAAAACAGCTGGGGCACCTATTGGGGCAACAAGGGCTTCGGCAAGCTGTCCTGGGCGGTGGTCGCAAAAGACGTCATCATGGCTGACGTGGCCTACTAACACCCAATGACCACGTGCCTTACGGTGCGCTTACTAATAAGTCAGTAAATTAGGGAACAAATGCAGGTGTCTGCTGTCCAACCATCCATGAAGAAGAGAGACGGACGCTTGGTATCGCGGGCGGCGCTGGAAGAAATGCGCCTGATGGCGTTGCAACGGATGGGCGAAGGCGAATCGCCGGCCGAAGTGGCCGCGTCGTTCGGGTTGCATCGCGGCTGGGCGTACAAAGTGCTGGCGCGAGCACAGGAGGGCGGCGCTGGCGCATTGATGACGCGTAAGGGCAGCGGTCGCCCGCGGACGTTGACGCCGGCGCAGGAGCGCCAGGTGTTGGGCTGGGTCAATGGCAAGAACCCTCGGCAGCATGGCTTCGACTTTGGTCTGTGGACGCGGCAGGTCGTGCGTGAACTGATCGAGAAGAAGTTTGCCGCACGGTTGAGTCTGGCCAGCGTCGGGACGTTGCTGGCGCGGCTGGGGCTGAGGCCACAGAAGCCGCTGCAACACGCCTATCAGCGCGATCCACTGGCGGTAGCACAGTGGCAGGAGCAGACGTACCCGGCGATCGTGACGCACGCCAAGCGGGAAAAGGCCGAGATTTACTTCTGGGACGCGTCTGGCTTCCGTGCCGATGCGGTGCAAGGACGGACGTGGGCCGTCAAGGGCGTCACGCCGGTTGTCGCGGTGCCGGGGCAGCGCCAGAGCATCAGTGCGGCCTCGGCGGTGAACAGCAAGGGCGGGTTCTGGTTCGCCGTGTACAGCGGCGGCATGAACGGTGAATTGTTCGTGGCCCTGCTCAAGCGAATGATGAAGGGCCGTCGCCGTCCAATCCATCTGGTGCTCGATGGTTTGCCTGCCCACAAGACCCGTGGCGTGCGCGATTACGTGGACAGCCTGAAGGGCAGGCTGACGCTGCATTTCCTGCCGGGTGACGCGCAGGACTTGAATCCCGACGAGTTGGTGTGGAGCTACACCAAGCGCACGGGCGTGGCGCGCAGCCCGCTGCGCAGTGGCGAGAAGCTGGCCGATCGGGTGCATGATCAGTTGTCCGACATTGCAGCTCGCCCAGAAGGCTATCCGGATTTGGCTGTGTTTGAAGGCTCACAGCCTCCCGGATTCTAGCAGTTCGATTAGTGTGTTTATGTCGGCCCCGTAGTTCTTCGGTGGCCCTGGCGGTTCGTGTGGGTGCTCGACCTTTGGCGTGCTCTTCCTTGGCGTCATAACTGCCTTTCCGAAGTGCCCCGGTGGCAGGCCATAGCCCATCGCATCGTCCGGGACGCCGTACCCGGCGACTTCTTCCGCCATCGCCAAATCCGGCTCGCGCCGCCGCTCGAACTTCGGGCGGCTGAGCTTGTGCTTGTGCGCGCCCTCGGTGAACAGAATCTTGGCCCGCAGCGCCTCGAAGCTGTAGCCGCGTCCCAGTCGGTTCATCACCCGGATCAAGCTGTTCAAGCTCTCCGTGTAGGCGTTGGTGACCGGGTGCTCGAAGTAGTTGATGATCCACGGCTGCCAGTTGGTGAAGGCCCGAATCAGGTCGCCGAAGGCGTCCCGTACTTCCGGCACCACTGCCTTGTTCCAAGCCTCGTAGGCTGCAAGGGCGGCCTCGGGGCTAGCTGACCCCTCATAGACGGCATAGAAGTCTTCCTTGAGCCTGTACGCGGCTCCCAACTCGGGATAGTTCTTCGTCCAGCCGTCCAGCAGCAGCGCTTCCTTGTCGTTCAGGTCGCGCTCACGCTTCAGGAGCACGAAGCGGTCGTGCATGAGGCCCCGGCGCTGCTTGGGTGTCAGTTGCTCGCGCAGGCTCTTCCTGACCTTCTCCACGGCGTCATTTGCCATGCGCACGACGTGGAACTTGTCGATGACGATCCGGGCGTCAGGAATGACCGCCTGCACGGCATCGCGGTACGGCGTCCACATGTCCATCGCTACGTACTGCACCTCCGACTTCCCTTGCAGGTTGTAGAGGTAGTTCACCACCGTCTTCTTGTCCCGGTTCGGGAGCATGTCGATGATGGTGTTGTTGCGGATGTTGCTGATGACGCAGCGAGGGCGGATGAGGTGAATCTCGTCAATGCCCATCCACTTCGGTGTCTCGAAGCGGAATTCGGCTTCCAGCTCATTGATGTAGTCGCGGAAGATGTTTCGGATGGTCTTCTCATCCAGGCCGGTGTCGTCCGCGATGCTGGCGAAGGTGCGCTTCAAGCTCTGCTGGCCGATCCACTTCACCAGCCGGTCGGTCATTTCGCGCTTGGCGTTGACGGCGGGCAGCGGCTCCATGAAGGTCTTGCCGCAGGACTGGCAACGCCAGCGGCGGGTGTCCACGTAGATCGCAAGTCGCTTGCCGTGCGTCGGCAAGTCGCGGACGACTTGCTCGTTGCGACCGTGGCCGATCAGGCGGTCAGAGCCGCAGGCCGTGCAGACGCCGGGAGGATTCGAGACTTCGGCGTAGACGTGATAGTCGTGGTCGGCTTCCTCCACCCGCTGCACCTTGAAGTCGGGGAGATTCAGGATGTTAGCCAAGCGCCGCCTCAATAGCGGTTTTATAAACGTTTTCATCCGGCAAGGTGACGTTGTTGAACGCCTCTTGCACCTTGTAAACCGTGGTCGAATGTGGCGGCAGAGCTTTCAGCGGCACCGTAGCCCCGTCGATGATGCCGTCTTCTTCATGTTCATAGGCAAGAAACGTGATCGACGCCGGTTGCAAGGCATAGCGGATCAAACCACCAACGCCACCAAGGCGGGCCATGATGCGCTTGTAAACAGGTTGCGGACAGACAAAGAACAAGCCTTTCCGGCACAACGCTTCACGTTGCAGCACCTGGCCT encodes:
- a CDS encoding C1 family peptidase; amino-acid sequence: MNTHRPFALCLLATLSLTTTAAQAEVHGKGLKPSSLMQPVTPLFGTESISKPLPASVDLTKWAITPGNQGPVNACASWAVGYTLTGWYANANKQAHKLFAPMYLYSQIDGGVDKGSTLEAPLDVALEQGIDTEQHYSWGDYDFKHKPTGADRANAAKNPTPYRKYTVLYSGVGNGGRALIEQIKLALASSTPVLIGFYTRRGFDELSPTNQVDYDINTPKLGGHGVVALGYDKEGLIVENSWGTYWGNKGFGKLSWAVVAKDVIMADVAY
- a CDS encoding IS630 family transposase, producing MQVSAVQPSMKKRDGRLVSRAALEEMRLMALQRMGEGESPAEVAASFGLHRGWAYKVLARAQEGGAGALMTRKGSGRPRTLTPAQERQVLGWVNGKNPRQHGFDFGLWTRQVVRELIEKKFAARLSLASVGTLLARLGLRPQKPLQHAYQRDPLAVAQWQEQTYPAIVTHAKREKAEIYFWDASGFRADAVQGRTWAVKGVTPVVAVPGQRQSISAASAVNSKGGFWFAVYSGGMNGELFVALLKRMMKGRRRPIHLVLDGLPAHKTRGVRDYVDSLKGRLTLHFLPGDAQDLNPDELVWSYTKRTGVARSPLRSGEKLADRVHDQLSDIAARPEGYPDLAVFEGSQPPGF
- a CDS encoding ISL3 family transposase, whose protein sequence is MANILNLPDFKVQRVEEADHDYHVYAEVSNPPGVCTACGSDRLIGHGRNEQVVRDLPTHGKRLAIYVDTRRWRCQSCGKTFMEPLPAVNAKREMTDRLVKWIGQQSLKRTFASIADDTGLDEKTIRNIFRDYINELEAEFRFETPKWMGIDEIHLIRPRCVISNIRNNTIIDMLPNRDKKTVVNYLYNLQGKSEVQYVAMDMWTPYRDAVQAVIPDARIVIDKFHVVRMANDAVEKVRKSLREQLTPKQRRGLMHDRFVLLKRERDLNDKEALLLDGWTKNYPELGAAYRLKEDFYAVYEGSASPEAALAAYEAWNKAVVPEVRDAFGDLIRAFTNWQPWIINYFEHPVTNAYTESLNSLIRVMNRLGRGYSFEALRAKILFTEGAHKHKLSRPKFERRREPDLAMAEEVAGYGVPDDAMGYGLPPGHFGKAVMTPRKSTPKVEHPHEPPGPPKNYGADINTLIELLESGRL